gactAGATGAAACTCTGGTCAAGTGgttcctccctcctctgggttGTACGTGTACTATACGTATCAATCAACCATATCTACACACAGATATTGGATGTGGCAACAAGAAAACAACCTTTCCTACAATCAAATGTCATCACTCAATACAAAGAGGTATGTCTATAATCTTCCCCACCCCATTACAGctccctctccccccccccataggTTCAGATCCATGGTCCGCTGTGTCTCTCTGAGAACGTAGATTGTATAGTAGTCAACGATCGGCATGCGAGTGACTCGGCAACTAGAGGCCTTCTGGACACTTTTTTGGAGCAGAACAAGTGCAATCTCCTGTGGATGGACTCAGTGGACTCTATTGGTTACCCCTCCTTCACCCCATCAAGTCACATCCCTTTGTCTATGCCCCCTGTCCCTATTGTACCCCCCATAGCATGGGCCCCACCCACTGCACGACGTAGGAGACGACGACGCCGCCGCCACCATAGAGACAGTGGATGGTGACAAGTTTACAAACATAATAATTTCAAAATTTGTTCATCATGTGTTTTCCTTTCATTAATACTTCAATTTTCCAATTTCATCAATCTCACGCTTGACTACATCTCACACTTGACCACATCTCTTTTCTGTATGTGTGCAAAACCAAtaattaacattaattttcgtTATTGTTGTGAGGTATTGTCTAATGTGTACGTACCGTTCTGGGTTTCTGAAACAGCAGGGCCAGCAGCAAGTACCACATGTACATCAGTCGGCTCTATAGGGTCATAATTGCAGGTTGTGTGGATCTGTGCATGGGCCAAAGCCTGAGGGCCAGTGAGGGATAGCAGGAACTATGAGTGGGAAAATAATGAGGGTGCATGTACGCTGTAacactagctagctggacCAAGAGGAAAGAAAAGGTGTCTCAATGAGCCATCGTCCTGTGCGGCTTTAATTTGAGCATGCACTCACGTCATGAGTAATCACGTAGCCTGCAACACGAGACATGACCTCACTTCACTCTAAAGTGACTTACATGTAATTatcaaatgcacacacactgtcgGTTATAGCGTCTGCTTCAGGAGCATGAATTTTCAcactgaaataattatgagggTCTAGGACATTCTAGACTAGTCCGCAATAGAAGAGGTAGAACCACATCACATTACATTTTACTgcaagacctcgatttaattaattaaagcgACAATTTCACTGATTACAAAGACAAAAGATGCTTATTCTTCTCCCTTTCGCTCTGAATTTTAGACATGGGAACAAGACTATAGGCTTAAGATGGACCACTAGATTCCATTGTGCAGCCACAATGCCGCATGCTGCTTGCATGTTGCATGCACAATAGCTAGCCTCTAAGTCTtccccaggccaatttttaaagaaaaatcggtCTAGGAACAAGGCTATAGCTACTTGCACACTTCCTGTCGTGAGATAATTATGAGTATAGTTTATAGTTATTATGTTCTAGTAACAAATGGGTTACTACAATAGGTAGGAAGCAAAATGGGTATAAAATGTTGATAAAAGAGCAAATTCGGTCAAGGCTTTATGATCGATTATAGTCGCACTAATTGGaggtacagtggaacctctctataacggacacttttggggaacaatgttttggcctttatataGAGGTGGcatttgttgagaggttgttttgtatacaaactgttcatttgggacctgggtgcctggccgttatatagcaactggcctttattcggaggtggttgtttacagaggttccactgtagctCTACTTGGTTTACTAGCCTCAATTTCAGGGTGCTTAAAAAACCGTaccatataccgtatagcgcgaaattttcgaggggcttaattttcgcggattaattaagtccacgaaaattgttaaattacctgctagatctataacgtgcaaaaatttaaggtgtggcttccggtaagccgtcattccgcgaacattgtgcaacgaaatagcttttagaggccaatccacgaaatataagtgcctcgaatatttcgcgctatatggtAATTGGTATATAGCACACTTTTTGAGCCATGAAAGTGCGGCTGCCTCTAAATAAAACAATACATTTTACACTATACTAGAATGGCAATGCATGTTGCGTCCACCGTTAGCTATGTTCGTGGaacaataattaaattttgtGGAGGATAAAAAACTGCGAAAATTAAGCGCCTCGAAAATTGAGCGTTGTATAGTATTCAACACATTGCAGCTGTCGccacttttagaggtcagaaaatgtCTAAGCTTGAGGGTGTCACATATTTCGAGGGTCACCTTAAATTTCATGCTTACAGAACAGAATGTCATCCCGTCAGACCATTGATTGGTTTTGGCTAAGTTATTTTGTGTGTATAGGTTGTGCGTACGTCTTCCACTGACAAAATGAccttctgttctttgtcataaTTAATAAGAAAAAATATGGGAGAATTTGGAGGAACAAAAAAAAGATTAGTTGTTTCTGTTCCTCAATTCTTCCCGTATTTTGTCTTCTTGACCTTGtgacaaagaaaaagaaaaagaaaaagaagagcctgcgaaggaggctacgAGATAGATCCTGGTTGGATTCCTTTAAATTGCAATTCCCATGAAATTCCCAAATGCATGTTTGGACTATACCTAGAACGTAGCTGCTAAACTATGTCAGCAAGTGCAATAAAATAGCTTCTCATTTCATGCTACACACGTATCATTATGATGATGGTACTAGTTACGATGGTACACATGATTTATAGGAGATGCTTATGTCCAAATATAAGTACAtataatacacatgcatgtataatagtaTAGTGGATAATTTTCTGTACATCAAAAGTGTTTGTGGAATACATTCACATGTTTTGATAGTGCATACGTCCACTGCCAAGAAGTGGCTCACGGTAATACTCATCGTCATGGTTCACCGCTATAGCTACAAACTGTCTGATTCTTGCCTGACCATCCTTTCTTTTGCGCCACCATTTCTTCGCTTGCCAAACACTATGTGCAAATACAATCGCACCAAACTGAATGAAGGCTACGCCCAATGAAACCGTGACTACAGTTGCTTCGGTGTCCTGGTCAACGTAAATAATGCTTATAAGCAAAATGGACGCATTGAGAAGAAATGACTTTTCAAGAAGGGACACATACCACTCCTtgtacatgtttgtgtgtAGAATTAATATGGAGGTAGTGATAGAAGCAACCAAAACACTTGTTCTGGAATTAGTGGTAGCGCATGTCACAGTAATAACTGCTCGTGCTAGTAATAAAATGCCAGTCCAATAATGGAACTTGTCTTTGAGTGGTCCAGTGTAAGCATCGAATAATGGCTTCCATTTGTTGATCCATCGGAATGGCCGGTAGTGATCTACCTTTCTCAGTGGTTGAATGAACAATAGGGTGATCATAAATGGAGCCCACAGAAGAGCCAGGACCAGCAGAGCCACAGCAAAAAGGATTGACTGAGCGGAATCAAGATAGCTAACGGTACCATCCTCTGTCCACACTACAATATAGCCACCAGGATAGTATAGGAAGGTGAAACTAACAGCTGTGATAATAGTTTGCAATATTTTGGAGAATGATAAAAGAAAGAGAGTTGCTAGTAAATGAATGGTGCTGTTTCCAAAATATCTCGATACTCTGAATGACAAGTGAGATGCAACAATTATCCCTCCAGCAATTGTCCATATGTACAGAGGGAACACAAACTGTAACCATGTTTTCCAGTAAGCATctaaaccatcaaataaacagGTGGTAATCCCCAAGTCTAGATTGAGCCAAGCTATAAAAACTTTGAGAAATTGTCCAATGCCACTTGGAGATTTGTCAACTGGCGCTATCATATTTTGATGGGCCCAGATGATATTTGCATAAAAGACAAGTCCATTAACGGTTCCAATGGCAACAGTTAATTCTAAAATCTTTATAATAAGCACTAATGCAATTCCTGCGAAACTGAATGCGAATAACAATGCTAGATAGTTATTCGAACAGTATTGGCATACTGTGCTACCAAGTACTCGACTAAAATTTGCCATACAAGTTCCACATAAAATCCCCGACCGCCCGTTATCACACTGTACATCAGGATTATCAAGATCGACTGGAATCCTTGTTTGCCTGCAGTAATTTGGAGGACAATGCTGAGTGATTAGCGTACATTTTGTTGTATTATGTTCAAACGTTCCTATCCACTGTGAACCAACACGGTATATTTCCTTTGAATGATTTTGAATTGAACAATGCACAATTTTATTATCGCTAAAAAATTGTGTACAATCACATGAAGATGGCGTTCCAATCAGGGCAAAACCTATAGGACATTGAAGGAAAGAAAAGGATATAACAACATCAGTCGTCAACAAAGTTTGTGGGATATATCCACTTGCATTGTATACGTCGATATTATTCTGTATTGCATCTAGATCTAGAGATGGGTAATACGTATTATAGCGTTCCTCTTCGGCTTTTAAAATTATAACAGGACGTGGATTGTCTAGGTTATGTAATGGTTGATATGCAGTATATGTTATTTCTGTGCAGTTTGGGTGTTTATTCAATTGTGATGTTTCATGCGATCCTAAAACGATATCCTCAGATCCAGCACTAGCCAACACCACTGATGACAAAGCACCAAATTCAAATCCAACAACGGTAACCGATAGCTTCAATTCCTCACCAGGGTAAAGGTCCTTTGTCGTATGATCAATGTATTTCAAACTAGCACACTCTGGTTCACCTTTGAGATTGCATAAACAAACTCGCTTTGGGGAAGATGAAATACGGGAAAGATGGGACGACTGATCAAAACTGAATAATTGCTGGCTAGCATTGATTGATGGTGTTGGAGTCCTGTTTTGAGGTCTATCTATGATACAGGTGTCATGTACAGCAGCCCCATAAATATGATCACCTCCCCTTGCTGCTTTGTTGTACAAAAATATGAGCTCAATATTCAGTTTCTGTATGTCATCAACTGTAGGGACCTGGTAGAAGCATTCTGCTGGTTCTATGGGCAAGTCTAATGGTTCAATGTACATAGCACCACCTACATCTGAggcaaaattattattaaataatGTTGTGCTGTTGTTAACGAAACATAGCTGAGCATTAATCAATGACAAAGCTCCACCTTGATATCCAGTGTTGTTAGCGAAAATGTTCTGTCCAATAGATACAGCGTACCGTATGTTTGTTTAAAAGCTGTTCCAGGATTGCCTAAAAAAGTGCAATTATTGATGATCGTTTCAATTAACCCTTTTGTACTTGTACCTAAGCCTAAACCAACACCATTGTTGGTAAAAGTCGAGCCAGTAAACGATACGGAAGAAATACTTTGGCTTTCCCTGTCTTGAAATGAACATGtcctaataatattattatgaagGGTAGATAATGATCGTCCATCtgtgactacatgtacagcaccaATTCCATTGTTTGACAAGTGGCAATTATCAAATACAAGGCTGAAATTGCTTCCGAGGGCGCTTATCTCGAATCCAACTAGATTGTGAGAAATGTTGGTGCTTTTTAAATGGGCCTGTAGGAATGAGTCTGAATCCAAACGTATTGAAATACCTGTATCGCTATAGTATGAAATATCACAGTCATAGACATTCAGGTTAACGTAACTCCCCTTCAGAAAAACAGACACTCCAATACCAATCATGGTAATCCCAATCGGTACAGTATTGTCTTCTAATAGAATGGAACAATTTAGTAGATGTTGCACTCGAATAGATATAGAGTGTAATGTACAACCTGTGATGCTTATAGAAGGGGCTGTCGGTACTGGCTCCCTCTGTTTTATGAAAGCAGTGGTAATCATTTCAATTTTGAGTGGATTTTCTTCGAACAATGACTCTTTTAAGCTTATGTAGCGAACACCAGACAATAGAGCTCTCGAATTTAAAGCAATGTTAAGCCCAACTAGTGTTTCTCCACCGATTACTTGAAAACATGTTGTGTTTTCTAGTTCTTCTTCACAGGTGATTAAAATATTTGTCATGCGTATACTCGTTACATTATTAAATAGAAAGCCACGTTGCTGAGTTGTGCATATCGATGCAGTATCAAAAATATACATTGTTCTCATAACAAATTTAACCTTTTCAGTGATTGTGAAGTCATGGGTGTTCAAATAGTAATCAGCTACTCCATTAAGGAACACTAGAGACACTTCACTCTCATTTCCAAAATACTTATCAGAATAGACAGCATATTCATCAAGTGTTTGACATGGCTTATCTGTTGGGCAAGCTGGGTTAGGGGGATGTGATGGGGTCACATAGAACTCATTGGAGAAGACAGGTACACCAAGACACAGCAACATCCAGAACAACATAGCAAATCGAAGTAACATTGTGTCCTACAGTAAAACAGGCTCATGTGAAGACATTATCATATAATTACCGGTATGATAATCATGTAATGTAcaaagtatcaaagtatgtaAGATAgctactctataattataatagagaaTACTAGGAGCTTACACACGAACTCAAGATGATGTACAACAACACCATTCAAGTCACTGTCTGTGCCACAATATCCTTACACGACTAGCTTTCTATAGCTAGGTCACTCACTATAAAAGGTAAGAACTCCAACAACCTTTCCCACAAGTATACACCTGTCTCCCCACAATTGAATAGAGTCTAGCATGTACATGCTTGTATATGCATAGAAACTTTATTTTCACCATGCATCCACAAAGTGATACGGGAGATACAAGATTTACAAGGCTGAGGCGACCAATTTTCAAAAAAAAATTGCCAAGccataatcgaggttctactgtactagtGATGACGCAGTGCCAGGCAAATGCTGTTACTATACCACTCTTAACTCAGTCAGCaacctctctataattataacgacaCTCTTCACGGCAATTTCACGGAAATTAATATCAGTGCTGTCTAAAAGGTGCGGAGCAAGTTAAATGTCCTCAAGGCATATAACAGAGTTATAGTAAAATTATAGTCAGAGCAAGAAAATAGAGAATTAcaatttggggggggggggggatacaTTTAAACATTTAATAGTCAGTCCAGTAACTGGAGAAGACGCACAGTGTAGGCCTGTTCTCTGGATAATTTATAACAGGCATCCCCCGGCCTGCATAAACtacaatacacatgtatattcaTGCAGGCTACTCCTCTTGATCTTGCAATGGCCTCCTCCAGAGGAAATACCTCCATTGTGCGTCTTCTCCAGTTCCTGAACTGACTAAACCTTTAATTGGAGAATAAACAACACCTTCACAATTTCTAGGGCAGAGTAAAAACTCTCATGCACCAgcatttcacatgcaaagctcttggtgggtgtggtttcctggcattgacaCGCAAATaataagtataggatataccacacctaggaggaggatatgcacccatatatcctccgctactgtggttactccgaggcggagccgatgggtatgtaaccatggtagcggaggatatatagggtgcatatcctccgagtatgtgtggcatatctgacttataccacgtgaccgcagcactataaaaggatctccccctagcaacaattcaatccacgatgcagactgcaaaaaaataacaagactatgccggattttgcagccgtcaaagagctagttgagcaacatgttgactcgtacagatgctcaagagcttccttggtccaagcgttgaccattcgacgtcccctactggagttgcaagctcttcttggataaaatgtatctaaaccgtgcccatggacccatggaagcttagccatcttgttggagagcaccttctgtgtttctgccgtcgctttgagtcttagtactgtcaagcatggctcttttctctttgcttactttcttgaacaaaaactaaaaaacaacttgaaaaactgtgcatgcctggggctgtatgctaatattctatatatcctacagctgttgaccaatgagatcaattagtgggtgacgtaagtgtggtatactTATTTTTTGAGGGCTCTCGAGCTAAACAAGGAACATTTCACCCGAAGGAGGGTGAACATTTTTTGTGTAGACAGGTATATATGTCATTGTGTATACATGGAGTTATATAAATATATGGAGTAAACACAAGGGAGCTTTACAGTGAGTACGTTGTAGATAATTGCTCTCTATCCGTTGCAGAGAGGTTCCATGAGGGTCCTTATCAAATAATCATGCATTACACTGTATAACTAGATCACTAAAGTGCTAAACTCTCGGCTGGTTAATTAAGTTTCACAACCAGATTGTTGTACAAATTATTCACAATAGGTGAAAATCTGAACGTGGAAACCAATAGCAGCAACTCAAGGCTTTGAAATGGCAGTGGTGTATGGTCACTTGGTCAGACACAATCGTCCGTTGAAGATGAAGAAGAATTAGACGAACTTCCACCAAAATAATGTTCTTTAGGCAACACAACCACAAAGTCCTCTTACACTGAGACAATCGACACGTACTGTGAGTGTACCCACAGAGATATGGAC
This region of Halichondria panicea chromosome 12, odHalPani1.1, whole genome shotgun sequence genomic DNA includes:
- the LOC135344986 gene encoding uncharacterized protein LOC135344986 isoform X4, with protein sequence MLDTMLLRFAMLFWMLLCLGVPVFSNEFYVTPSHPPNPACPTDKPCQTLDEYAVYSDKYFGNESEVSLVFLNGVADYYLNTHDFTITEKVKFVMRTMYIFDTASICTTQQRGFLFNNVTSIRMTNILITCEEELENTTCFQVIGGETLVGLNIALNSRALLSGVRYISLKESLFEENPLKIEMITTAFIKQREPVPTAPSISITGCTLHSISIRVQHLLNCSILLEDNTVPIGITMIGIGVSVFLKGSYVNLNVYDCDISYYSDTGISIRLDSDSFLQAHLKSTNISHNLVGFEISALGSNFSLVFDNCHLSNNGIGAVHVVTDGRSLSTLHNNIIRTCSFQDRESQSISSVSFTGSTFTNNGVGLGLGTSTKGLIETIINNCTFLGNPGTAFKQTYGTLYLLDRTFSLTTLDIKVELCH
- the LOC135344986 gene encoding uncharacterized protein LOC135344986 isoform X1, with the protein product MRMILSDSLLSYYVCEHDHDEVLKDTMLLRFAMLFWMLLCLGVPVFSNEFYVTPSHPPNPACPTDKPCQTLDEYAVYSDKYFGNESEVSLVFLNGVADYYLNTHDFTITEKVKFVMRTMYIFDTASICTTQQRGFLFNNVTSIRMTNILITCEEELENTTCFQVIGGETLVGLNIALNSRALLSGVRYISLKESLFEENPLKIEMITTAFIKQREPVPTAPSISITGCTLHSISIRVQHLLNCSILLEDNTVPIGITMIGIGVSVFLKGSYVNLNVYDCDISYYSDTGISIRLDSDSFLQAHLKSTNISHNLVGFEISALGSNFSLVFDNCHLSNNGIGAVHVVTDGRSLSTLHNNIIRTCSFQDRESQSISSVSFTGSTFTNNGVGLGLGTSTKGLIETIINNCTFLGNPGTAFKQTYGTLYLLDRTFSLTTLDIKVELCH
- the LOC135344986 gene encoding uncharacterized protein LOC135344986 isoform X2 → MILSDSLLSYYVCEHDHDEVLKDTMLLRFAMLFWMLLCLGVPVFSNEFYVTPSHPPNPACPTDKPCQTLDEYAVYSDKYFGNESEVSLVFLNGVADYYLNTHDFTITEKVKFVMRTMYIFDTASICTTQQRGFLFNNVTSIRMTNILITCEEELENTTCFQVIGGETLVGLNIALNSRALLSGVRYISLKESLFEENPLKIEMITTAFIKQREPVPTAPSISITGCTLHSISIRVQHLLNCSILLEDNTVPIGITMIGIGVSVFLKGSYVNLNVYDCDISYYSDTGISIRLDSDSFLQAHLKSTNISHNLVGFEISALGSNFSLVFDNCHLSNNGIGAVHVVTDGRSLSTLHNNIIRTCSFQDRESQSISSVSFTGSTFTNNGVGLGLGTSTKGLIETIINNCTFLGNPGTAFKQTYGTLYLLDRTFSLTTLDIKVELCH
- the LOC135344986 gene encoding uncharacterized protein LOC135344986 isoform X3, with translation MVLLYIILSSCDTMLLRFAMLFWMLLCLGVPVFSNEFYVTPSHPPNPACPTDKPCQTLDEYAVYSDKYFGNESEVSLVFLNGVADYYLNTHDFTITEKVKFVMRTMYIFDTASICTTQQRGFLFNNVTSIRMTNILITCEEELENTTCFQVIGGETLVGLNIALNSRALLSGVRYISLKESLFEENPLKIEMITTAFIKQREPVPTAPSISITGCTLHSISIRVQHLLNCSILLEDNTVPIGITMIGIGVSVFLKGSYVNLNVYDCDISYYSDTGISIRLDSDSFLQAHLKSTNISHNLVGFEISALGSNFSLVFDNCHLSNNGIGAVHVVTDGRSLSTLHNNIIRTCSFQDRESQSISSVSFTGSTFTNNGVGLGLGTSTKGLIETIINNCTFLGNPGTAFKQTYGTLYLLDRTFSLTTLDIKVELCH